The Microbacterium schleiferi genome contains the following window.
CCCATCGACACTCTCGTAGCCGAGCGCGTCGAGCATCTGCCGCTGGGCTGCGGCGTCCGTTCCGATGTGGCGCTCGGCGAAGGAACCGACGATCATGCAGCGCCGCCGGTGAGCGCGACGTACGCGTCACGGTCCAGGAGCGCGTCGATGTCGGCAGGCGTGACCTTGAGCTTCATGAGCCAGCCGGCACCGAACGGATCGGAATTGACCACGGACGGATCGTCGACGGCCTCGTGATTGACGGCGAGCACCTCGCCGTCAACGGGTGCGAACAGCTCACCGACGGACTTCGTCGACT
Protein-coding sequences here:
- the gcvH gene encoding glycine cleavage system protein GcvH is translated as MTDLTTLKYTAEHEWLRLEGDEAVIGVTDYAADKLGDVVFLELPGVGDGVSAGQVCGEIESTKSVGELFAPVDGEVLAVNHEAVDDPSVVNSDPFGAGWLMKLKVTPADIDALLDRDAYVALTGGAA